One region of Anaeromyxobacter paludicola genomic DNA includes:
- a CDS encoding 4Fe-4S binding protein → MQTPPPDMTDVNPTAAATEPDSAHPQADTASAAVAPPPAKKKPVRRKGDRAQVLRRAVQLAFLALNVWIGVQFYLFVRFFETGGASTWATRPAGVEGWLPIAGLMNLKALLLTGSMPELYPAGLVLFLAFLAISIVFRKAFCSWLCPVGTLSEALWKAGRRLLGRSFLLPRWLDLPLRGLKYLLLAFFLKTVFVDMPLFAVQAFFQNPYGLTLDLRMLDFFRHMGGTAAAVVGALAVASLLVPNFWCRYACPYGAFMGLAGWLSPLRIRRDPDPCIDCGKCAKVCPSRLPVDVKLNVLSPECTGCLECVSACPVQGALDLAAPVRRRVPAWVVAAGVAGLFLAFVGVAKLTGHWDGALPAEAWWDLVRTSAGAAHP, encoded by the coding sequence ATGCAAACTCCGCCGCCCGACATGACCGACGTCAACCCGACCGCCGCCGCCACCGAGCCCGACAGCGCCCATCCCCAGGCCGATACCGCCTCCGCCGCCGTCGCGCCGCCGCCCGCGAAGAAGAAGCCGGTGCGCCGGAAGGGCGATCGAGCGCAGGTGTTGCGCCGCGCGGTGCAGCTCGCCTTCCTGGCGCTCAACGTCTGGATCGGCGTCCAGTTCTACCTGTTCGTCCGCTTCTTCGAGACGGGCGGGGCGTCCACCTGGGCGACGCGGCCGGCGGGCGTGGAGGGCTGGCTGCCCATCGCCGGGCTCATGAACCTGAAGGCCCTGCTGCTCACCGGCTCCATGCCGGAGCTCTACCCGGCCGGCCTGGTGCTCTTCCTCGCCTTCCTCGCCATCTCGATCGTCTTCCGGAAGGCCTTCTGCAGCTGGCTCTGCCCCGTCGGCACGCTCTCCGAGGCGCTCTGGAAGGCGGGCCGGCGCCTGCTCGGCCGCAGCTTCCTCCTGCCGCGCTGGCTCGACCTGCCGCTGCGCGGCCTCAAGTACCTCCTGCTCGCCTTCTTCCTGAAGACCGTCTTCGTGGACATGCCGCTCTTCGCGGTGCAGGCGTTCTTCCAGAACCCCTACGGCCTCACGCTCGACCTGAGGATGCTCGACTTCTTCCGGCACATGGGCGGGACCGCGGCGGCGGTGGTGGGCGCGCTCGCCGTCGCCTCGCTGCTGGTCCCCAACTTCTGGTGCCGCTACGCCTGCCCCTACGGCGCGTTCATGGGGCTCGCCGGCTGGCTCTCGCCGCTCCGCATCCGGCGCGATCCCGACCCGTGCATCGACTGCGGCAAGTGCGCCAAGGTCTGCCCGTCGCGGCTGCCGGTGGACGTGAAGCTGAACGTGCTGAGCCCCGAGTGCACCGGCTGCCTCGAGTGCGTCAGCGCCTGCCCGGTGCAGGGCGCGCTCGACCTCGCCGCCCCGGTCCGCCGGCGCGTGCCGGCCTGGGTCGTGGCGGCCGGCGTGGCCGGCCTCTTCCTCGCCTTCGTCGGCGTCGCGAAGCTCACCGGCCACTGGGACGGCGCGCTGCCGGCCGAGGCCTGGTGGGATCTCGTGCGGACGAGCGCGGGGGCGGCGCACCCGTAG
- a CDS encoding AMP-binding protein encodes MSVPSYLNGASTLPLLGETIGENLRRTAERVPEAEALVVPFQQRRFTYRQLWEETGLIARALMYRGVKKGDRVGIWAQNRFEWVVVQYASARIGAVLVNVNPAYREHELEYVVKQSELSTLLCSRSFRNADYLAMVRAVRLKVDTLRQVIVIDDEWGSLRADALRLSEEELARREKELQFDDPINIQYTSGTTGFPKGATLSHHNILNNGFFIGETLRYTERDRVCIPVPFYHCFGMVLANMACTTHGAAMVLPGESFDPATVMRTVQQERCTALYGVPTMFIAELDHPEFRSFDFSSLRTGIMAGSPCPVEVMKRVQKDMNMREVTICYGMTETSPVSTQSRPDDPLEKRVSTVGTIHPHTEIKIVDPATGKIVPRGVPGELCTRGYSVMLGYWNNPGATREAIDQARWMHTGDLATIDEDGYVKIVGRIKDMVLRGGENIFPREVEEFLYTLPAVADVQVIGVPDAKYGEELMAWVKLRPGYQATGEELRAFCKGKIATYKIPRYWKFCDGFPMTVTGKIQKYKMRELAIEELGLQQAASIETA; translated from the coding sequence ATGAGCGTCCCGTCCTACCTCAACGGCGCGAGCACCCTGCCGCTGCTCGGCGAGACCATCGGCGAGAACCTGCGCCGCACCGCCGAGCGGGTCCCCGAGGCCGAGGCGCTGGTGGTCCCCTTCCAGCAGCGCCGCTTCACCTACCGGCAGCTCTGGGAGGAGACCGGCCTCATCGCGCGGGCCCTCATGTACCGCGGCGTCAAGAAGGGCGACCGGGTCGGCATCTGGGCCCAGAACCGGTTCGAGTGGGTGGTGGTGCAGTACGCGAGCGCCCGCATCGGCGCCGTCCTCGTGAACGTGAACCCGGCCTACCGCGAGCACGAGCTCGAGTACGTGGTGAAGCAGTCGGAGCTCTCGACGCTCCTCTGCTCCCGCAGCTTCCGCAACGCCGACTACCTCGCCATGGTCCGCGCGGTGCGGCTCAAGGTGGACACCCTGCGCCAGGTGATCGTCATCGACGACGAGTGGGGCTCGCTGCGCGCCGACGCCCTCCGGCTCTCGGAGGAGGAGCTCGCCCGGCGCGAGAAGGAGCTCCAGTTCGACGACCCCATCAACATCCAGTACACGAGCGGCACCACCGGGTTCCCCAAGGGCGCCACGCTCTCGCACCACAACATCCTCAACAACGGCTTCTTCATCGGCGAGACGCTGCGCTACACCGAGCGGGACCGGGTCTGCATCCCGGTGCCCTTCTACCACTGCTTCGGCATGGTCCTCGCCAACATGGCCTGCACCACCCACGGGGCCGCGATGGTCCTGCCCGGTGAGAGCTTCGACCCGGCGACGGTCATGCGCACCGTGCAGCAGGAGCGCTGCACCGCGCTCTACGGCGTGCCGACCATGTTCATCGCGGAGCTCGACCACCCCGAGTTCCGGTCCTTCGACTTCTCCTCCCTCCGCACCGGCATCATGGCCGGCTCGCCCTGCCCGGTGGAGGTGATGAAGCGCGTCCAGAAGGACATGAACATGCGCGAGGTCACCATCTGCTACGGGATGACCGAGACCTCGCCGGTGTCCACCCAGAGCCGCCCCGACGACCCGCTCGAGAAGCGGGTCTCGACGGTGGGGACCATCCACCCGCACACGGAGATCAAGATCGTGGACCCGGCCACCGGCAAGATCGTGCCGCGCGGCGTCCCCGGCGAGCTCTGCACCCGCGGCTACTCGGTGATGCTCGGCTACTGGAACAACCCCGGCGCCACCCGCGAGGCGATCGACCAGGCCCGCTGGATGCACACCGGCGACCTCGCCACCATCGACGAGGACGGCTACGTGAAGATCGTCGGCCGCATCAAGGACATGGTGCTGCGCGGCGGCGAGAACATCTTCCCGCGCGAGGTGGAGGAGTTCCTCTACACGCTCCCAGCGGTCGCCGACGTGCAGGTGATCGGCGTCCCCGACGCGAAGTACGGTGAGGAGCTCATGGCGTGGGTGAAGCTCCGGCCCGGCTACCAGGCGACCGGCGAGGAGCTGCGCGCCTTCTGCAAGGGCAAGATCGCGACCTACAAGATCCCGAGGTACTGGAAGTTCTGTGACGGCTTCCCGATGACGGTCACCGGCAAGATCCAGAAGTACAAGATGCGGGAGCTGGCCATCGAGGAGCTCGGGCTGCAGCAGGCGGCGAGCATCGAGACCGCCTAG
- a CDS encoding MFS transporter: MYQGRPSSAPPGAALRGTEERRRWVWALYLVTVAVYSDMYVTQPVLPLLSTEYGLTPAQAGESVSAVVLAIALGSLVYGPLSDALGRRRVMVGTALLLAVPTFGCALTRTFPQLLALRAAQGLLIPGVTAVSVALCGDELPPAELAPVVGGVIAASVAGGLLGRVGSGMVAAAAGWRAAFVLFGAVTLAGALGLARELPRKEHRGGPGWLAALRGMARHLADPPLLGGFLVAFALFFAFIGVFTYLPYRLTAAPYHLSTALVSSVYVVYLAGVLVSPVAGRLAARVPSRALIAAGFVVAGAGVALTLARPLALVVLGLVVLCLGMFTAQAVAPAFVNRTAREAKGGASALYLTFYYLGGTLGSVLPGHAWQRAGWPGVAASCGGALGAGLLADLLLCRRK; this comes from the coding sequence GTGTACCAGGGACGGCCGAGCTCCGCGCCCCCGGGCGCCGCCCTCCGCGGGACCGAGGAGCGCCGGCGCTGGGTCTGGGCCCTCTACCTCGTCACGGTGGCGGTCTACTCGGACATGTACGTGACCCAGCCCGTGCTCCCGCTCCTCTCGACGGAGTACGGGCTCACCCCGGCGCAGGCCGGGGAGAGCGTGTCGGCGGTGGTGCTCGCCATCGCGCTCGGGTCGCTCGTCTACGGCCCGCTCTCGGACGCGCTCGGCCGTCGCCGGGTGATGGTCGGGACGGCGCTCCTCCTCGCCGTGCCCACCTTCGGCTGCGCCCTCACCCGCACCTTCCCGCAGCTCCTCGCGCTCCGGGCGGCGCAGGGGCTGCTCATCCCGGGGGTCACCGCCGTCTCGGTGGCGCTCTGCGGGGACGAGCTGCCGCCCGCCGAGCTCGCGCCGGTGGTGGGGGGCGTCATCGCCGCGAGCGTGGCCGGCGGCCTCCTCGGGCGGGTGGGCAGCGGGATGGTCGCGGCGGCGGCCGGCTGGCGCGCCGCCTTCGTGCTCTTCGGCGCGGTGACGCTGGCGGGCGCGCTCGGGCTCGCCCGCGAGCTGCCGAGGAAGGAGCACCGGGGTGGTCCGGGCTGGCTCGCCGCCCTCCGCGGGATGGCGCGCCACCTCGCCGACCCGCCGCTCCTGGGCGGCTTCCTGGTCGCGTTCGCGCTCTTCTTCGCCTTCATCGGCGTCTTCACCTACCTGCCGTACCGGCTCACCGCGGCGCCGTACCACCTCTCGACCGCGCTGGTCTCGAGCGTCTACGTGGTCTACCTGGCCGGCGTGCTGGTCTCGCCGGTGGCGGGGAGGCTCGCGGCCCGGGTCCCCTCGCGCGCCCTCATCGCCGCCGGGTTCGTGGTCGCCGGAGCCGGCGTGGCGCTGACGCTCGCCCGGCCGCTCGCCCTGGTGGTGCTCGGCCTCGTGGTGCTCTGCCTCGGCATGTTCACCGCGCAGGCGGTGGCGCCGGCCTTCGTGAACCGGACCGCGCGGGAGGCCAAGGGGGGCGCCAGCGCGCTCTACCTCACGTTCTACTACCTCGGCGGGACGCTCGGCTCGGTGCTGCCGGGCCACGCCTGGCAGCGGGCGGGCTGGCCCGGCGTGGCGGCGAGCTGCGGCGGCGCGCTCGGGGCGGGGCTCCTGGCGGACTTGCTCCTCTGCCGCAGAAAATGA